The Chroicocephalus ridibundus chromosome 2, bChrRid1.1, whole genome shotgun sequence genome includes a region encoding these proteins:
- the LOC134512127 gene encoding RING finger protein 151-like gives MGYDIERFVGYVNEGLLCSICRDVLEDPLQAPCEHAFCTACIHGWLVHHSNCPEDRQMIDVSLLRPLYRYMKNDLNRLQLHCKNSEYGCEMVCSLESIDRHERECEYSQIPCSNAGCTVQIERRNLDGHLAVCEYRSRECPNGCGYTILSAEDTQHNCVAELRTELELLRSEMICRVEEAKHEMESRLDSQRRHMVQKESILQNEIEELKSQMSRMMSDVRSLMAAERQHRQELEQAELEKRELMELLRGLQKDCRLTTTEGSRKSTNFRPLARLESVKRKPREVTVI, from the exons ATGGGTTATGATATTGAGCGTTTCGTTGGCTACGTTAATGAAGGGCTATTATGCTCCATCTGCCGTGATGTGTTAGAAGATCCATTACAGGCTCCTTGTGAACACGCTTTCTGTACTGCTTGTATACATGGATGGCTTGTTCATCACAGTAACTGCCCTGAAGACAGACAAATGATTGATGTATCTTTGCTACGACCTCTCTACAG ATATATGAAAAATGATTTAAACCGTCTTCAGCTACATTGCAAAAACAGCGAGTATGGCTGTGAAATGGTTTGTTCTCTGGAGTCTATAGACAGGCATGAAAGGGAGTGTGAATACAGTCAGATACCTTGCTCCAATGCCG GTTGTACAGTTCAGATTGAGCGACGCAACTTAGATGGTCACCTGGCAGTGTGTGAATACCGGAGCCGTGAATGCCCCAACGGTTGTGGTTACACCATTCTCAGTGCAGAAGACACACAGCATAATTGTGTAGCAGAGCTAAGAACCGAGCTAGAACTACTTCG GTCAGAAATGATCTGCAGAGTGGAGGAAGCAAAACATGAGATGGAGTCAAGGTTAGATTCACAGAGAAGGCATATGGTCCAAAAAGAGAGtattctgcaaaatgaaattgaAGAACTAAAG AGTCAGATGTCACGAATGATGTCAGACGTACGCTCTCTGAtggctgcagagagacagcacCGGCAAgagctggagcaggcagagctggaaaaacGGGAATTAATGGAGCTGCTGAGGGGGCTGCAGAAGGACTGTCGATTAACTACtacagaaggaagcaggaagTCAACAAATTTCCGCCCTCTAGCACGACTTGAGAGTGTAAAACGAAAACCTAGGGAAGTTACAGTTATTTAA